The genomic DNA ACTGCAGGAGTGGATATACATATCGTAGCAAGTGGCAGCGATAATTTCATAGGCATCATTTCATGGCAGCTAACAAAAAAGTTGCCTTTGGTTCGGTACACTTAGCACAGAGTAAACATATAGATGCAAAGCAATATAGTCATTGTGAGCAAGGACTGTGTAAGGTAACAGGGATAATTAAATCGGAATGTCTTTTGGGAATGTACTAAGCTTTAGAAGGAAGACTAGGCAAATAATCAACGAGAGCTCTATTCTCTAATTACTCTTGGAAAAAGTCCTTAACAAATGACGCCTCTGGTGACATATTTGGCAAAGGAGCAATATGGTGACCTGAGACTCACTGTCTCAACATTACTTGTAGCCAGCTGGGGTcagccctggttaacctccctgcctttcatttatattTATCTCTCATTTATTCagctgcttaagaggaagctttagctcgggtgctcctatctaaatacacgtaaaaggagaattcgtttttgttggcaaccactgcaccaaatttgacgagatttgttgcgTTTAAAAGGAAGCCTCAAATTCTAGTGacttggtttcaaatttttgatcTAGTTCATCAGTATTCTATAAAAAAATTGGcgaaaactgaaaattttcagaaaacgaaactataaagtttacatCTCCGTAacccagcaatgaaaaatgatatcgcaatttcGTGAAtcgcatataatagtacatctaaagcggacaaaattgatatgtcacacatgaatcccaaaaatttagtaatgtgaaaatacagcttttgcggaacccttgtgcgcaacgtaacaaattcacgtaagatataaaatgacatagtaaatttgtccgcttttaacgATCTAatcgatgccgtttacagaaccgcgatatctgttcttgatgcagagctattaatttgtaaatttcgtgcttctattattttcaaacttgcgaattttggaaaatatttttaacaaaattcaggccctaaatcgaaattccgtttccaacagtcactaaaatttaactttctatcaaatgcaacaaatttcattaaaatcggtacaTGGGTTAcatcagaaaagcgttttttttttcgttttacatgtatttgaataggccgcgttagagttgggcccgagttaaagcttcctctcaacagGGAGCATTTATGTTATCTGTAGGCTTTACATCatccttgtgtggatatccttaaagtaaaaaacaaaaaatattgcACCTGCATACTCTGCTGTATGTGAAGTAAAAGAACACATTCAATCTGCTGCTTGACTTGCTGGCTGTCTCAGTAAGATTCCAGCTATTTAACAGCACGCATTTCAATGTAAACTGAGCAAACATTTATCATTCGTCCACAGATATGGAAGCTCCAGCGAAATGAAGAGGAAGATTCAAGAGAACAGCAGAAAGAACTGGGCAGAGTACCATCAATCCAAGAGTGACTTCAGGTGATTTTCTCCACTTCATAGCGCACCCTCAAGATGCAGTGTTTTAGTTTAAACCCTAGTGAGTCAGAACCTCCATGTAGCATGTTTTTCTCCCTTTGACTAGCTCAGTGGCATAAAGAACTGCACAGAGCCAAGCCATGAAAAGGGCTAGTGAGCGCATGTTCATGATTATGTTGCACTGAGCCTTAcagtggcaatatatatatatatatatatatatatatatatatatatatatatatatatatatatataaacaaagaaggaaacaaataTGCAGACATCTGCATCCTTGTTCCCTTCTTTGTTATATTTTTTGCCATTGTAAAACTCAGCACAATGTAATCATGAATGAACCAGTTCAAGTTGGGAGGGGCGAGGGGAAGTGTTCAAGGGGTCATCTTGTGCTCTCAAAATTCTGTTCAAACTGTTTCCCCCACTGAGGAGCTGCCTACCATAGAATGGTAATGTCTGCTTGTAGTACACTgtattgtggtggttcattcttAATAACAGGAGTGTAATAGTTCGAGATAGATGCATCACGGTTAGCTCCCCATATAACTGCCTATTCGTCCCTTTTACAGTTTGACCCAAGGTAGTTTTCTTTCCTTGTCAACACATGTTAACCACCTCAAATGTGCTCAGGATTTAATGACACTTCCCAACTTCATTGTCCATATATTTTCTTGGCACCTGTTACCATATCTTTTAAGTATCTTACAAAAACAAACTTTTTTGCACATAGAAGTATTCGTCAACAAGCCTGACTGTCATTGTTTACAGAAAAGCATTGTTAGGAAAGTGACCAATGAGCCCGCCACAATACTTTGTCACCAAGCCTACATCTACCAAGCAAATGCATTGTTATATGATCTTGCTTGGCCCATTTGGCAGGAAGGAAACACATTTCTTTAATCCCTTATTTCTTCATGGCTGACTGCACTACCAAGTTTTGATGAAAAACTGGTTCTTCAGAACTTCATACTGTGCTCAGCCATGAAGTCACACCATTTAGCCCCTGTCGCAACTTATATCTTAAATGCTTCAAACACTTGATGCTGCGTACACGTATTTTTCCATGTGCTCTGCAGGAAGTACGGCATGGAAGGCCAGATGGAGCGGCTACTCGGATTCAAACGGGAGACAAAAGAGGACAAGGgtgataaaagcagtgaagaCTGAGCCTTAGTATGTTTGATTTAGGAACAAGCTTAATAAATATAGGTGTTCTATTGCCCTGCATTATATACATGCTTCCTTGCCTATGCATCTGTGTAGTGCAATACAGCGCACGATTACTGCTTTTTGAAATTGAGTAGTGTTGAACAAAGCAAAGGTGTGAATCCCCGTATGCTCAAAAGGCACAAAATTTGTACTGAaactttaaattatggggttttacgtgccaaaaccacgatctgaatagcacatacgccgtagtggaggactctggaaatttaaaccgcctggggttctttaatgtgcacctaaacctgagtacacgggtgttatcgccccgatcgaaatgcggccgccgtggccgggattcgatcccgcacgctcgtgcttagcagcccaacaccatggtcACTAATCAACGAAATTTGTATGGTATGCCGGTGGCCACCATATGCAGTATTGTCTTAATCCTTATTCGTGCAAAATTTACTACGAAAAGCATGCACTTTAAGCAATACGTTATGGATTTGCAGACAGGAAAAAGCGTGAAGTTGCTGCATaaaaaatttttattaaaaaaaaaataaaaaatacccTCGGCGGGACTCGAACCCGCAATCCCCGGTTTAGGAGACCGATGCCTTATCCGTTAGGCCACGAGGGCGAGGCGGCGGGAGGGCCGCGGTATTGCTTCTTAAAGCGACTTGTAAATTCAGCAGTATTTTTTATCAAAAAATATTAACAAATTATTGATATTAGTGATCAGTACCATCCACACTCCGCAGATCATTAGTAGTGATACCGCACAAATTAGCTCACAATATCCTGCACCTTACGAGCACACATGCATGAAACGCAATGTCAAATAAAATCTTATTATAATAAAGTAATTACATATAAGCGTGGTAATTAAACATATTTATAGGTATGTTCAAGATGTTCTAAGTTGGTTTTTGTATTCTGTAGTGTTTTACATTTAATGTCAATTGCTTACTTAATTTGACGAAAAGCAGTAATTGTGTTCGCAACACTGAGAACGCTACGGTGAACAATAGTGGAGGCTAGCGGTAGTGTGTAGTCGGCGTGCTTGTGTTTTCGCCAGCTTCTTCCGAAGGTGAAGCAGGGGGCGATGATGCCAGTTCACTAAGCGATCGTATTTGCACGCTATTTCCTAACGAAAGCTTCCAGTTCAGGCGTATCGCCAAAAACGATAGGATCGAGGACCGCTACAGCTATATACTACAAGACAAGAGCGCCAACGTCGAACAGCGCAAGCTATGGCGTTCTCCTTGGCCGGTCGCTTAAGCCTGGCGTCGACTGCGGCCGCAGTACTTCGGTCGCGCGTGCGTCTCCTCTGCACCGCGCCGATCGCCGACAAGATCTCCAAGCTCGTCAGTCAGGACAAGGTCGTCGTTTTCATGAAGGGCGTCCCTGAACAGCCCCGATGCGGCTTCAGCAACGCCGTGGTTCAAGTGCTTCGCATGCACGGCGTCGACTACAGCTCGCACGACGTGCTCCAAGACGAGGAACTTCGTCAAGGCATCAAGGACTTCAGCAACTGGCCTACAATACCGCAGGTGTACATCAACGGTCAGTTTGTGGGCGGCTGCGACATCCTGCTACAGATGCACCAGAGCGGCGAGCTGGTCGGCGAACTGGCCAAAGTGGGCATCAAGTCGCTCCTCATCGACTCCGTGTCGTCGTCCGACGAAGCGGCCGGCGAAAAACAGGAGAAACGGTAACGGAACGGTGTGTTCGGTAGATTAGCGGGAGACCCTTTCGGCGACGTTTCGTGTACACGGGTTGGGCAGTGAACACAGACTCTAGATATCGCCTTATCAGAAACCTCGTGCCCCGACCTGCGGTCTGCCAGGGTGAAGTGAAAGCTCTTTTGTGCTCGGGTTGGCAGTTGCTGAGGGGCCGCGCATCCCGTTAACCAAAGCGAAGAGTTTCGGCCGTGCGATGTTTACAGCATCGTCTTGCGAAAAAGAGGCTTTCTAACCAAAGCGAAGAGTTTCGGCCGTGCGATGTTTACAGCATCGTCTTGCGAACAAGAGGCTTTCTGCTCTGGGACCAACGAGAGACAGTCGGTTGTGGCGCGAATCGAACATCAACCGCTAGAGAAGCCCGTTGTAGTTCCTCTTCCGGGGCTACGTGACTGCCGGTGTCGCGGTTATGGCGGCGTACCGccccctcctccttttttttttttatcccctccatcttttttttttcttctctttccccCTTGTTCTCCCTCCTGCCGTCTGTTGTGTGCATTGCGTCTCGCGTTGATATATGATGTAAAGTAAAACGGCTAGTGTGTTTtgtagtttcttcttttttttttcgtcgaagCTACTGGTTTCAAGCGCACAAGTTTTGTGATTTACCGGCTATTGGAGCTCCTTATTTTAGCTGCtatgcaataaattttttttctttccacctgCCTCGTGTCTGAGCGTTACTTAGCCCCGTCTTGTAAGCTTTGCTTATCCGTCTTCCGCACCTACATAAAAAACTGCCGCTGCCGGTACATATTaattaaagaaacaaaaagtACCGTAACCACTTGGCGCGTGCATGCAATTCCCGCGTGTGTGTCTATGTTAAGAAACAACGTTATTTGGCTGACATCAAGCTTGTTTTTGTAGGAAAGGCGCGACGAACCATTAGTTTGCTGCCAGCCGTAGTATTAACTACATGCTGCCGGCGATGGCTTCATCTCCGTTACCAAAGGTACCTTTgctagcatatacagtaactccacGTTAGCCAACGTCGGTGAAGCACACAATAAGCTCTCCCTCTTACTTTTCCGTTTTGTTTTAATCAAATCTGCAACGCCAATCGACTCACAATGCGGAAGCTTCTCTTTACGCTCTCTCCGTTCTTCAGTCCACAAATAATGTTAGAAAAATGTACTGTCCCTTCAATTATATTTACATTATTTATGGTATATTAATAAGATATCGAGCATAGATGATGATAGCACGTCTTTCTATCAGTGATTCTATAAGGCAAAGCCACAGTAGCTTTCCAGCAGACTAGTACATGTTGCAGGAAAAACGTAACTTAATGCAATTCTTTCGAAAGTGTTATTGATTACGGTTACCAATTACTGCCCCACGAAAGTAAATGAGTAATCACCAGAAAGTGCGCCCTCTGTAGCCATTCACACGCTGCTTACATTCGCTTACAATTGCTTTTCAAAATTCTCTTCGGCCATCATGTTGTTTTCTTGTGAAGAAATCTGCGGCGACTCCGAAAACTAGCTTGGATGCGCCCGCTGGAAACTAATACTGAGTGCTTGGGTCTGCTGATCTGAATATAGGCATTCCTCAAGGCTGGCTAGACCATAAAGTTTATCGTCTAGACCACAGGCGTTATGTTTCATAGTTCCCGCCAAATTCAGATGCTCAAAGCTGTGTTGCCTGTTGCAGCTTATCTCGTCAATAAAGCAGCCACTTACAGTGAGCCTTACTGATTGAAAAAAGTAATCGATCAATTACAAAACTACCATCAAATTCCTTACAAATAATTATTTGCATGTAATTCGTTACGTACAAGTCACATTTTAGGTGAGTTTATGTCACAGTCGCACCTCGGAAGACAGCGTGAGCACCGCACGATCTCAAGGTTGTTGATCTGAAGAAGGATTTGCGGAAGATCAGGTAGTTACACGAACAGGAAAGGACGAGGTCAATTAAGGATTCGTACTACCCGCGGTAGTTGCTCAGCGGgtgtggtgttgtgctgctgagcacgaagtcgcgggatcgaatcgcggccacggcggccgcatttcgacgggggcgaaaacacccatgtacttttaaatttaggtgcacgttaaaggtggTCCAAATCATTCcggagcccttcactacggcgtgcctcacaatcagatcgtggttctgccacgtaaaaccccataatttaattttgaacGGTTCCTACTTgtttgatcaatcaatcaatcgaaacTTTAGACACTCCGCCGTGATAGATCGTTGGCCATGACGCTGCTGACCGGAATGTAACGGGTCTGATCCCGGCCGcggattgatgatgatgatgatgatgatgcctcaaTCAATGacacaaacccactatggggaataggccacgaatcgggcggCAATATAATTGAACCGTCCAAGGATTGTGCGCGCGTTCATCGTGGATATTGGGTCCTTCTCAACATGGCACAAACCCACAGGAGCGATTGGCTACACAAATGAGAAATTAAACGAGTATCtatataaataataaaaagagAAGAACTGAAAAGGCTGGTACTTCTGACTTTATGAGAAAATATCGCGAACTTTTGAAAATGTAGTAATTAAAGGAGCACGtgacattaaagaaccccatgttaaaattaatcccgagtcccccactatacggagTGCCTCATCAGATCGTGGATTTGACACGCAGGACCTCGGAACTTAATCTTAATTGATTTCAGAACTTTAGTCTGGGCTGGTTGGGTCATACGTAAACGGCACGAAACAAAGACGAACACGCATActcgtgtgtgtgttttttttttcttacaccattctcttttttttaatggttactatacaaaaattttaaaacaatcGCCCGTTGCAGATATCGTAATTCTAGTCATCGAGTGGGATTACTCAGAcggggacattacttgcacgagaaatcgaaatacataaCATATAATTAAGCGAAATTCACTGCTTAATTTTCcaactaattactttacggcacatattacaatttaaaAATTGTGGCCAGTGATTCCGCAAGGCGTATGCACTTGGAGCGAATttacaggatgacaccagttttcgAATAGCAGTTCCCGAAATTCGCGACAAGATACGTCGGTTTCCCCAATtgcttttgcgcttcaatgcgtAAACAACGTTGtctttaaaaaagtaagtggagcaACAGTGGACATTTCCGCAAGTTGGACGGTGCGCATATCCGGCTCGGAACCGGTGCCATCATTATTCGCTCTAAATGCATTTGCCTTGAAAGCTCACCTGctccaactcgcaaagtgcagCATGTGGCGcaatttaattaattaagaagttaattagtgactttttgttaattagttatcTACCCATTTCGACTCATCGCGCTAGCAACGTTCGCCGCTTCGAGTAATTCAGCTCAAGAACTACTATCGCGTTATTTGCCACAGGCGAGTTCTTCAAAAAAGTTATGCATGgcctgggaagaaaaaaaaacgccccgTATATGTGCTGGTCTTAGTTCTTTCCTGTTTACGTATTTGATATTTACGTATTCATATTGGTAGTTAATCCTTCGTCGTGTGTAACAGTGAGGTTGAAgactaatatgcagaaaacaaagatgatgatcaatagcctggcaaagcAACAAGAGTACAGCagcgccagtcagcctctaaagactgcgaaggaatacgtttaccgaggtcaattactcacaggggaccctgatcatgagaaggaaatttacagaagaataaaaatgggttggagtgcatacggcagacatagtcagatcctgactggaagcttaccattatcattaataTTATATTATACCGTCACTTTTGGTCACCGCGGAGGTTTGTAAAAGCTTCTGTGGTGACGCGCGTAAGTGACTTCATAGTTTGAAAAACAACAAAGATTGTGTTACGTGGCGGGTCTGACCAAAAACCGATGATCAGGTGATGGGCTGGTGGTATGCGGAGAACGGATGACTGTTGGCGTCCGAGGTCCGGCCTCGTCAACGAATGGGATTGTGCCCAAGTATACTTGAACGGATTGCTTGCACCGATTGAGGCGTAGTAAGCATACGAAACGCGTGACCAATTCGTAAAGTGAATCCTCAAGAATATATAAGGCTCTCCGACGTTAGCTACGACCTCAGTTAGGATAATTGTACGTCGACGCCACTCCGGCCAGTCAACTTGGTTCATAACCACTTCCGTATGCTGCTTTTCCGACACGAGAAACAATGCAGAACCTCATTCATCTGAAAATCTGCCGAATCGTCTAAAGAGCCAGATGTCGGACAGTAATAGTATTGTAGGACATGCGCCAACAGCAGTCGCACTTCACGAAAAGCGCGATGAAATGTAATAAGGCCCCGTGGACTGAAAGAAAACTGCCCTGGACACAAACTGAAATGTCCTGGCGCCTCACGTGGTTGGAGCCaagatggatgaatgaatggatggatgatcGATGAATACGATGAGAATCCCCTCTGAAACAGTGTAGTGGCTGGTGCCACCAAGGTCGTTACTTCTACCTTTCGTTAGCGATCATTACTTTTACCGTTTACTTTCGCGTTTATTACAAAAAACTTAGCTCGGAAAGCTGCCCGAATATGCATGGGAacgaagaaattgtttttctctgcATCAACTGCACTGATTTCGATGCggtttattgcaaaaaaaaatatggtgacTGTATATAGGAAGCCAATTTTCCATTTATGCCATCATATATTTAGGGAAAAAATTCTTCAAGATTGCAAAATTTAAGAAAACTCAAGTATCAAATTTCTAACTCTAACTCTGTAACAAATAACATATATCACAATTGTGTGTAAACTGCACCTATTGGGACATTTGAAGCGGACAAAACAGGTGCATTATACACCGCCACTGCAAAACATATTAAAGATCCGTGTATACCATGCACTCTCAAAAGTTAaccaaatgcaagaaatttcattcaaattggcCTAGTGGTGGTCTAAGAAAAGCATTTATACATTTTACATGTATCACAAAGTCCTAACTTCAGGTTGTTGGTACGGCTTCATTACGGGACAACAGCGCAAAAATAAACGAGAAAAGTCCTGTCCTGTCATTCTTTGTCTCGTTGTGCGTCTCCCTGTGTGGCTTCTATCGTCCCTTGTCTTTTGCTGCGCCGCAATTCTGGTGACTATTTTCATCAAGGATTCACTATAGGCAGTCCTGGCACCTTAGAGCTGAACCACGGAGCCCGTCTCTGCCAGTTAAGGCGTGCGTCTAATATCGGCTTACTTGATGGTGCTGTCTAACCGGTAGAGTCCACTCTTTTAACGTACATTTGGATTTAGGTGAAAGAACTTTACATAGTAAAAAACTGACCAGGATTCTTCAGCTATACGTCATCGCCATATCTccagtgctgcttgtgtaagCCCCCCAAGAATCCGTGTTCATTTCTGCGCTTCAGTACCCATAGCGAGCAAGCGTTTCTGGAAGCACAAGGGTTCTAAGACGGGCTAGCTGGTTTGCGTTCGTTAGGGCGAGAAAGCGCAGACTACGGGACGAGTGAAAACAGACAGCGCTGGAAGACCTGCGCATCGGCGCATACAATGCATTTTTCGAGCCGCACTCTTGGAACCCCGCGGCTGCACTTTATTTCTCGCCTCTGCGGACCCGTGGCGGCGGTCCTAGGCCCAGTTAATGTCCTCGATGGAGAAGGCGAGCGCGAGTGCGAGCGCCGAGCATCCGACGCCCATGGCCATGAGCGTGACCGCGATGTTGATGGGATTGAAGCCCATGCGCGCGGAGACGCGGTCCTCGGGCCGGTCGGCTACGGCGTACATGACGATCATGAGCACGGCCACCAGGATGAAGTAGGTGGCGAAGCAGAACGCCGTCACCGAGGTGACCGCGATGATGCCTTTGTGCCGGATCACCTCGAGCCGCACCGCGCGAAGCCGCTCCCGGAACGCCACCTGGCGGGGGCAACGCGCGATGCGAGGTCGTTTCAGTTTTCATTTATGCCGTGGGTGTTATTCTGTATACACTGTCGAATTCCGCTATGTTGGTTCATCGTGAAGGTGCTCACAGCGAGCACATAttcacacgtgtacttatctttatcgggcaaccacgtttcgccgcttaacaactgtaatcgcacaacgagggacgcgcctgcatgtatccgacgtttctggaaagttatcgacgcttctatccgcgtgtctgttgtcgccgaaccttgtgttatcagatttcatcgcgtgacacgaatggagtagaactttgtggaagacacgcgggtcccatcagttaatctggaacattcgacgactgatctataaaagccgacgcgcttgacccgctgatcagtttttccgacgatcgccgaccgtg from Dermacentor albipictus isolate Rhodes 1998 colony chromosome 7, USDA_Dalb.pri_finalv2, whole genome shotgun sequence includes the following:
- the LOC135904443 gene encoding glutaredoxin-related protein 5, mitochondrial-like, with translation MAFSLAGRLSLASTAAAVLRSRVRLLCTAPIADKISKLVSQDKVVVFMKGVPEQPRCGFSNAVVQVLRMHGVDYSSHDVLQDEELRQGIKDFSNWPTIPQVYINGQFVGGCDILLQMHQSGELVGELAKVGIKSLLIDSVSSSDEAAGEKQEKR